One genomic segment of Heptranchias perlo isolate sHepPer1 chromosome 3, sHepPer1.hap1, whole genome shotgun sequence includes these proteins:
- the gbp gene encoding glycogen synthase kinase binding protein, translated as MLRRRESFLLLEQAVTVDSKEIDALVAKIGETLQFQRIPNGGGGGSAQQQQQYHHKHQQQQHHHHHHHHHYHQQQQQQEQEPRGSAKCGMCCIDRWKVPSRNKPYSVPMRARDPGQPRPAAATTTTTAATAAAARTATGTSAANGKDKNMGGPPPPESAAQEHNAHQKLEQLLSSGNLIKEAVRRLNAENH; from the coding sequence ATGCTGCGGCGAAGAGAGAGCTTCCTCCTCCTCGAACAGGCCGTTACAGTCGACTCGAAGGAGATCGACGCTTTAGTGGCTAAAATTGGGGAGACGTTACAGTTCCAGCGGATACCCAACGGCGGCGGCGGCGGAAGCGCGCAGCAACAGCAGCAATATCATCACaagcaccagcagcagcaacatcatcatcatcatcaccaccaccactaccaccaacagcaacagcagcaggagcaggagccgcGTGGCTCAGCCAAGTGTGGAATGTGTTGTATCGATCGGTGGAAGGTTCCGAGTCGCAACAAGCCGTACAGCGTTCCAATGCGAGCTCGCGATCCAGGACAGCCGCGGCCGgcggcagcaacaacaacaacaacagcagcaacagcagcagcagcccgAACTGCAACAGGCACCTCCGCAGCAAACGGTAAGGATAAAAACATGGGGGGGCCGCCACCCCCCGAGTCCGCCGCACAGGAACACAACGCTCACCAAAAGCTCGAACAGCTCCTCTCGTCTGGAAATCTGATCAAAGAGGCCGTGAGGCGCCTGAACGCCGAAAACCACTAG